In a single window of the Pedococcus dokdonensis genome:
- a CDS encoding ABC transporter permease, giving the protein MNAHRTLVTAGRVLAQLRSDHRTIGLMLVVPCVLVGLLAWIFDGTPVFDGLGASLLGVFPFVVMFIVTSVATLRERTSGTLERLLTTPMGKGDFMFGYALAFGVMAVLQAVIATAFAVYVCDLDVAGPLWQLVAVAVLDALLGTALGLLASGFARTEFQAVQFMPAFVLPQFLLCGLIVARDRLPDVLHWVSDVLPLSYAVDAMKSVTASASPGADVAGDAAVIALWVLVALVLGSLTLRRRTA; this is encoded by the coding sequence CCACCGCACCATCGGGCTGATGCTCGTCGTGCCGTGCGTCCTCGTGGGGCTGCTGGCCTGGATCTTCGACGGCACCCCGGTCTTCGACGGGCTCGGCGCCTCGCTGCTGGGGGTCTTCCCGTTCGTCGTGATGTTCATCGTCACCAGCGTCGCCACCCTGCGCGAGCGCACGTCGGGCACGCTCGAGCGCTTGCTCACCACGCCGATGGGCAAGGGTGACTTCATGTTCGGGTACGCCCTCGCGTTCGGCGTGATGGCAGTGCTGCAGGCGGTGATCGCCACCGCGTTCGCCGTCTACGTCTGCGACCTCGACGTCGCCGGTCCGCTGTGGCAGCTCGTCGCGGTCGCCGTGCTCGACGCCCTGCTCGGCACCGCGCTGGGCCTGCTCGCGAGCGGGTTCGCGCGCACCGAGTTCCAGGCGGTGCAGTTCATGCCGGCCTTCGTGCTGCCGCAGTTCCTGCTGTGCGGGCTGATCGTGGCGCGGGACCGCCTCCCCGACGTCCTGCACTGGGTGTCCGACGTCCTGCCGCTGTCGTATGCCGTCGACGCGATGAAGTCGGTGACGGCCAGTGCCAGCCCGGGCGCCGACGTGGCCGGTGACGCTGCCGTCATCGCGCTGTGGGTGCTGGTGGCGCTGGTGCTGGGGAGCCTGACGCTGCGGCGCCGGACCGCCTGA